In one window of Methanosarcina vacuolata Z-761 DNA:
- a CDS encoding ABC transporter substrate-binding protein, translated as MKNKNSPLIILLIFLLTCAILTTSGCSSTEESGAKDAVSGTEVNSGSDNAFQSAGDSENNTLVLGEMWNIESIDPINGDGTLICEKAAITETLVGANENFSLKPGLATSWEQLDENTWEFKLRDNVTFHDGSKMTAKDVNFTLEKVISENAKVASMLKIDSIEIVDNYTLKIKTKEINPILPGVLHYPDTAIISPSSYNET; from the coding sequence ATGAAAAATAAAAACTCCCCCTTGATTATATTATTAATTTTCCTACTAACCTGCGCCATCCTGACGACTTCCGGGTGCAGCAGTACAGAAGAAAGTGGAGCAAAAGACGCAGTCTCCGGGACGGAGGTTAACTCAGGATCAGATAATGCTTTCCAATCAGCAGGAGATTCTGAAAATAATACACTTGTACTTGGTGAGATGTGGAATATCGAATCGATTGATCCAATTAATGGGGATGGTACCCTTATCTGCGAGAAAGCTGCAATAACCGAAACTCTTGTTGGTGCCAATGAAAATTTCTCGCTCAAGCCCGGGCTTGCAACTTCCTGGGAACAACTTGATGAAAATACCTGGGAATTTAAGCTAAGAGATAATGTTACCTTCCATGACGGAAGTAAAATGACTGCAAAAGACGTAAATTTCACTCTGGAAAAAGTCATTTCAGAAAATGCGAAAGTTGCTTCCATGCTAAAAATAGATTCTATAGAAATAGTTGACAACTATACTCTTAAAATCAAAACCAAAGAAATCAACCCTATCCTTCCTGGAGTTCTCCATTATCCTGATACTGCTATAATAAGTCCCTCTTCTTATAATGAAACCTAG
- a CDS encoding helix-turn-helix transcriptional regulator → MKASGLLSILTFSEKRKDILFLLQENPRTLSEIKDYFDVRSPEILPRLKEMEGSNLIIRQEGMYRLTPIGKVSAMHYKPLLDTLTAIEANEIFWKDHDLASIPEILLNRIQELKDCRVVRDEQEHIYDTHKAFMENVRASTHFVGFSSIFLPSHPTMFLDLARRNIPISIILTPNVFFKIKSEHSAEIEEFLKFKHTGLYVYDNAKIAFVVTDRFISLSLFFKNGTFDPRNDLIGFDSFSIKWGEDLFKYYKDNSIEIKNL, encoded by the coding sequence GTGAAAGCTAGCGGACTCTTAAGTATTCTCACCTTTTCAGAAAAAAGGAAGGATATTCTATTTTTACTTCAGGAGAATCCAAGAACTCTTTCCGAAATTAAAGATTATTTTGATGTAAGGTCACCTGAAATCCTGCCTCGCCTTAAAGAAATGGAAGGCTCAAATTTGATTATCAGGCAAGAGGGAATGTATCGGCTGACACCTATAGGAAAAGTTTCAGCCATGCATTACAAGCCCTTACTGGATACTCTTACAGCTATAGAAGCAAACGAAATTTTCTGGAAAGATCATGACCTCGCTTCGATTCCTGAGATATTGTTGAACAGGATTCAGGAACTTAAAGATTGCAGAGTCGTAAGAGATGAACAGGAACATATTTATGATACTCATAAGGCATTTATGGAGAATGTACGGGCTTCTACCCATTTTGTGGGCTTTTCATCTATTTTTCTTCCAAGCCATCCCACGATGTTTTTAGATTTAGCCCGCAGGAATATTCCTATTTCAATAATTCTCACACCGAATGTATTTTTTAAAATAAAAAGTGAGCATAGTGCTGAGATTGAAGAATTTCTTAAATTCAAGCACACGGGTCTCTATGTATATGACAATGCAAAAATAGCCTTTGTGGTGACAGACCGTTTCATATCCCTGTCGCTCTTTTTTAAAAATGGAACCTTTGATCCCCGAAATGACCTGATAGGTTTTGATTCGTTTTCAATAAAATGGGGTGAGGATCTTTTTAAGTATTATAAAGATAACTCTATTGAAATAAAGAATCTCTAA
- a CDS encoding MTH865 family protein: MGVKEEVYEQIIEILKDAKFPINTMDELIAALPEGLDTTGRIGDVEVTAREAEGLITEKDFPFKDAKHVADLLIERAGL; this comes from the coding sequence ATGGGCGTAAAGGAAGAGGTTTACGAACAGATCATTGAAATTCTTAAAGATGCAAAATTTCCCATAAACACAATGGACGAGTTGATTGCTGCCTTGCCTGAAGGGCTTGACACCACAGGCAGAATCGGTGATGTTGAGGTTACTGCAAGAGAGGCGGAAGGCCTGATTACTGAAAAGGATTTTCCGTTCAAAGATGCAAAACATGTGGCAGATCTGCTGATCGAAAGAGCCGGGCTTTGA
- a CDS encoding DUF5803 family protein, protein MRTKIVFMLLALMVVLVSGCMEQKKEIVIDKPGNISSYEFEIFQNESSNQTLANTTTYYLLENDTKVQVVYILVNTSKLEIYPPDILSGSSEENPIQNFVQLVGPANETAANTKTFEELSSRNETSAINYTLTQEVTQGMKVINLEFKEPVTGFIAYTLDNSGEQSFTFVKPDSEFIRVVLPEGYVTGNRVFGIARPEPLSVTYDEKERQTLLWISSKMGDREETIQVKYYTQSAPLLFSAAIIALLCGVGFVLLHYVKSKRELEAVRGILDLEKEYEKKQQKKK, encoded by the coding sequence ATGAGAACGAAAATCGTGTTTATGCTCCTTGCCCTGATGGTGGTCTTGGTATCGGGCTGTATGGAGCAAAAAAAGGAAATTGTCATAGATAAACCTGGCAATATATCTAGTTATGAATTTGAAATTTTTCAGAATGAATCGAGCAATCAAACGCTTGCAAATACCACTACCTACTACCTGCTGGAAAACGATACAAAAGTACAGGTTGTCTATATTTTAGTAAATACTAGCAAGCTTGAGATCTATCCTCCTGACATCCTGAGCGGCAGTTCCGAGGAGAATCCGATTCAAAATTTCGTACAGCTTGTGGGCCCGGCAAACGAGACTGCAGCAAACACGAAAACATTTGAAGAACTTTCCAGCAGAAATGAAACTTCGGCTATTAATTATACTCTGACTCAGGAAGTTACTCAGGGTATGAAAGTTATAAACCTGGAGTTTAAGGAACCTGTTACAGGTTTTATCGCATATACGCTTGATAATTCGGGAGAGCAGAGTTTTACATTTGTTAAACCTGATTCCGAATTCATCCGTGTAGTACTTCCAGAAGGATATGTTACTGGCAACAGGGTATTCGGGATAGCAAGGCCTGAGCCTTTGAGTGTAACCTATGATGAAAAAGAAAGGCAAACGCTCCTGTGGATTTCCTCGAAGATGGGAGACCGAGAAGAGACCATTCAGGTGAAATACTATACCCAATCAGCACCCCTGCTATTCTCAGCCGCAATTATAGCCCTGCTCTGCGGAGTTGGCTTTGTACTTTTACATTATGTTAAAAGTAAAAGGGAACTTGAGGCTGTTAGAGGAATCCTCGATCTCGAAAAAGAATATGAGAAGAAACAACAAAAAAAGAAATAA
- a CDS encoding ABC transporter permease → MKYFIKRAGFMALTLFAVCALTFFLMNVIPGGTANLVLKHTFVGLEESVTEEQLNQISDRYDLDDPLYLQFFRWIKEAVFKGDIGTSYVFKKPVLYLLALRLPATIQLALVSMLIAILAGVSLGIYSALRENKISDHILRIVTLFGVSMPGFWVALLLILIFSLKLKLVPVTGYGSLENLFLPAAALSLHSIAAVMRVTRTSMLETLGQEYIRFAKAKGLPLWKIVSRHALKNAMLPVITVIGFQMGSLLGGAVVIEKIFAWPGIGSLLVDSISARDLPVVQGCVLAIVTMFLFVHFLVDMLYTHLDPRIRYG, encoded by the coding sequence ATGAAATATTTCATAAAAAGGGCAGGTTTCATGGCACTTACGCTTTTTGCAGTTTGTGCTTTGACTTTTTTCCTTATGAACGTAATTCCGGGAGGCACGGCTAATTTAGTCCTCAAGCACACATTTGTGGGCCTGGAAGAAAGCGTTACCGAAGAACAGCTTAACCAGATTTCAGATAGATATGACCTGGATGACCCTCTTTACCTGCAATTTTTCAGGTGGATTAAAGAAGCAGTATTTAAAGGGGACATCGGAACTTCCTATGTTTTCAAAAAGCCAGTCCTTTATCTTCTGGCTTTACGCCTCCCAGCAACTATCCAGCTCGCATTGGTGAGTATGTTAATTGCAATACTTGCGGGAGTAAGCCTGGGAATTTACTCAGCCCTACGGGAAAACAAGATTTCGGATCACATTCTCAGGATCGTGACTCTCTTTGGAGTTTCAATGCCCGGTTTCTGGGTAGCCCTGCTTCTTATCCTGATATTTTCCCTGAAGCTGAAACTCGTGCCTGTGACGGGTTACGGGAGCCTGGAAAATCTGTTTTTGCCCGCCGCAGCCCTTTCTCTTCATTCCATTGCTGCGGTTATGAGAGTTACGAGGACAAGCATGCTTGAGACCCTGGGACAGGAATACATCAGGTTTGCAAAAGCCAAAGGACTTCCTTTATGGAAAATCGTAAGCAGGCATGCCCTTAAAAATGCAATGCTACCTGTTATCACAGTTATTGGTTTTCAGATGGGAAGCTTGCTTGGAGGGGCTGTTGTGATTGAAAAGATCTTTGCCTGGCCAGGGATAGGAAGCCTGCTCGTGGACTCAATTTCTGCCAGGGATTTGCCTGTAGTCCAGGGCTGTGTGCTTGCGATCGTTACGATGTTCCTCTTTGTGCATTTCCTTGTGGATATGCTCTATACGCATCTGGACCCACGGATAAGGTACGGCTGA
- a CDS encoding class I SAM-dependent methyltransferase encodes MTIQENQIKQNIARIWDVSSETYDSHEGHGITSEAEREAWKNVFKNLLPPGRLKVLDVGCGTCEIGLLFAEMGHHVTGLDLSEKMLAKAREKASRRGFNSVFKKGDAEAPPFEAGSFDVVVNRHLLWTLPHPDTAVQNWKKVLVEGGKLIVIDGVWNDGSIETNARRLVSDFCTLLVERRNPRKGHYSREIDSELPNRHGVSPEKMLEYFRAVGFNNIKDIDLKDIMDLQKEDMPFRKRIAYNYKYHLIYGEK; translated from the coding sequence ATGACCATTCAGGAAAACCAGATCAAACAGAATATTGCCCGCATATGGGACGTTTCGTCCGAGACCTATGACAGCCATGAAGGGCATGGGATCACGAGTGAAGCCGAAAGAGAAGCCTGGAAAAACGTGTTTAAAAACCTTCTTCCTCCAGGCAGGTTAAAGGTGCTTGACGTAGGTTGCGGGACCTGCGAAATTGGATTGCTGTTTGCTGAAATGGGGCATCACGTTACAGGCCTTGACCTTTCAGAAAAAATGCTTGCAAAAGCCAGGGAAAAAGCTTCCCGAAGAGGGTTTAATAGTGTCTTCAAAAAAGGGGATGCTGAAGCTCCTCCTTTTGAGGCAGGTTCATTTGATGTAGTTGTCAACCGCCATCTCCTCTGGACCCTTCCTCACCCTGATACTGCGGTCCAGAACTGGAAAAAGGTGCTTGTGGAAGGAGGAAAGCTTATTGTTATTGATGGAGTCTGGAATGATGGTTCAATAGAAACAAACGCAAGGAGGCTTGTAAGTGATTTCTGCACTTTGCTTGTTGAAAGAAGGAATCCCAGAAAAGGGCATTACTCCAGAGAGATAGACAGTGAACTTCCAAACAGGCATGGAGTTTCTCCTGAAAAAATGCTTGAATACTTCAGAGCTGTGGGATTCAATAATATAAAAGACATCGACCTGAAAGATATTATGGACCTTCAGAAAGAGGACATGCCGTTCAGGAAACGGATAGCTTATAATTACAAGTACCACTTAATCTATGGGGAAAAGTGA
- a CDS encoding IS1634 family transposase gives MADKNNSRRVESSIKRTSFLGHLGLIAGVFQELEVDKLIDEKLPKERDHKVPHSVCILAMVLNGLGFIGQRLYLFPDYFRTISIGRLFGDSVTREDLNQYAIGETLDRIVKYGPTKLFTEITLHIMNRLPIPVHCLHADTTSVSVYGDYEDEETEYIDITFGIPKNGRWDLKQFVLSLIVNQHGIPLFMNTHSGNASDKSTILEAIKSLKSALRPESKVYYVADSSFYTDNNIKNIGKSFWISRVPATITEAKELLNANLNLKTLKSDERYSFYQTFVDYGGVKQKWVLLLSHKMKEKKEVTLRRKLEKELEKAEKSLKKLAGDDFFCEEDALKAAEKWIADFPSVLFEKVDLKTIKKREAGKKGRPLKNEKLKTYYKIDGVIKVNDAFVLKEMEKMGLFILASNDISLSPEEMLKYYKGQDKVEKGFRFLKSDAFSISKVYLKNKSRIEALTMIMVLCLMIYSIAEWKLRTKLEEENETVPDQKGKPTKRPTMRWIFFKFQGITELITQKKGKTKSEILNMEEIHWKILSLMGEKYENIYL, from the coding sequence ATGGCAGATAAAAACAACAGTAGAAGAGTTGAATCCTCAATAAAACGTACAAGCTTCTTAGGTCACCTTGGTCTTATTGCTGGAGTTTTCCAAGAGCTTGAAGTTGACAAATTGATCGATGAGAAACTTCCTAAAGAACGAGATCACAAGGTTCCTCACTCCGTCTGTATCCTTGCCATGGTACTCAATGGTCTTGGTTTCATAGGGCAACGTCTGTACCTTTTTCCTGATTATTTCAGGACTATTTCTATAGGAAGACTTTTTGGAGACAGCGTCACACGAGAAGACCTGAATCAATATGCTATTGGAGAAACTCTTGACAGAATCGTAAAGTATGGTCCTACAAAACTGTTTACTGAAATCACTCTTCACATTATGAATCGTCTACCTATTCCTGTCCATTGTTTACACGCTGACACTACAAGTGTCAGCGTTTATGGGGATTATGAAGACGAAGAAACTGAGTATATTGATATTACTTTTGGAATACCCAAAAACGGAAGATGGGACCTCAAACAATTTGTTTTGAGCTTGATTGTTAATCAGCATGGAATACCACTTTTCATGAACACCCATTCAGGGAATGCTTCAGACAAAAGCACAATTCTGGAAGCAATCAAGTCTCTCAAATCAGCTTTAAGACCTGAAAGCAAAGTGTACTATGTAGCTGATAGTTCTTTTTACACTGATAATAATATCAAGAACATAGGAAAGTCATTCTGGATCAGTCGTGTTCCTGCAACAATTACTGAGGCAAAGGAACTGCTAAATGCAAATCTAAACCTGAAAACGTTGAAAAGCGACGAAAGATACTCATTTTATCAAACCTTTGTGGATTATGGTGGAGTTAAACAAAAGTGGGTTTTGTTACTCTCTCATAAAATGAAAGAAAAAAAAGAGGTAACTCTCAGAAGGAAGCTTGAAAAAGAGCTTGAAAAAGCAGAAAAGTCGCTTAAAAAACTGGCAGGAGATGACTTTTTCTGTGAAGAAGATGCATTAAAAGCAGCAGAAAAATGGATTGCAGATTTCCCTTCCGTTCTTTTTGAAAAAGTAGATTTGAAAACCATTAAAAAACGCGAAGCAGGTAAAAAAGGCAGACCTTTAAAAAATGAAAAATTAAAGACATATTATAAGATTGATGGGGTTATAAAGGTTAATGATGCTTTTGTTTTAAAAGAAATGGAAAAAATGGGACTTTTCATTCTTGCAAGTAATGATATCAGTCTTTCTCCTGAAGAGATGCTGAAGTATTACAAAGGACAGGATAAAGTAGAAAAAGGATTCAGATTTTTGAAAAGTGATGCCTTTAGCATATCGAAGGTTTATCTCAAGAATAAATCAAGAATTGAAGCGTTGACAATGATAATGGTTCTCTGCTTAATGATTTATTCTATTGCAGAATGGAAATTAAGGACAAAGTTAGAAGAAGAAAATGAAACGGTTCCAGATCAAAAAGGGAAACCAACAAAAAGACCAACAATGAGATGGATATTTTTCAAGTTTCAGGGAATTACAGAACTTATAACGCAGAAAAAAGGGAAAACAAAGTCAGAAATACTGAATATGGAAGAAATTCACTGGAAAATATTGAGTCTCATGGGAGAGAAATATGAAAATATATATCTATAG
- a CDS encoding type IV pilin → MTVCRISLLMKTWRKIRAKEFVSSESVSDAVTPIIGSLLMLIVLVALAGVAVISFSNIANEGESTQPLMARISLESCEGGLFNDGPENERATLENNTIVLLHEGGSSLPVDTISIKISGYGNSYQGVADGNGTKIVGNAEVFYQNLSPTGKNHKYEPQNKEILKDNLWSVGEKLVLNGKDSIGGSTVSTVKVSVNENSDTSNNYGFKVGSEITLKIIDTKSKNVIAEQRAIVKHYEG, encoded by the coding sequence ATGACAGTTTGCCGTATTTCCTTATTGATGAAAACCTGGAGAAAAATACGAGCTAAAGAGTTCGTTTCATCAGAATCAGTATCTGATGCCGTAACTCCTATTATAGGTTCTCTTCTTATGTTGATTGTTCTGGTCGCACTTGCAGGTGTGGCTGTTATCAGTTTTTCCAATATTGCCAATGAAGGAGAAAGCACTCAACCACTGATGGCAAGGATTTCACTTGAATCATGCGAAGGAGGACTTTTTAATGATGGACCTGAAAATGAGAGGGCCACGCTTGAGAATAACACAATTGTGCTTTTGCATGAAGGAGGCAGTTCTCTTCCTGTTGACACCATTTCCATAAAGATCTCAGGATATGGGAACTCTTACCAAGGTGTTGCTGATGGAAATGGAACAAAGATTGTAGGAAACGCAGAGGTATTTTACCAGAACCTTAGCCCGACAGGAAAAAATCACAAGTATGAACCTCAGAATAAAGAAATCCTGAAAGATAATTTGTGGAGTGTTGGGGAGAAACTGGTACTCAATGGAAAGGACAGCATTGGGGGATCTACTGTTTCCACTGTAAAAGTAAGTGTCAATGAGAACAGTGACACCTCCAATAATTACGGATTCAAAGTAGGTTCTGAAATTACCCTTAAGATTATTGACACAAAAAGCAAAAACGTCATTGCTGAACAGAGAGCTATTGTAAAACATTATGAAGGCTAA
- a CDS encoding ABC transporter ATP-binding protein: MSLLEIRDLSVEFPAGENTVKAVSHVFFEIREGETFGIIGESGSGKSVIGLSLLRLLPTNANVSGTVFFRGQDLFSLKLSELRKIRGKRISLMPQNPAGALNPVLKNRLQIEEVFEERGVDKKEGMKKSLRLMKKLLLKYPEKLCDLYPHQLSGGMRQRLIACMSLSFEPELVIADEPTKGLDPEAKEGAVELFTKIKKEYGKTMLLITHDLDLALEVCDRIAVMYAGEIVELDEASKVLNTPLHPYTKGLIRAQPRNGLVPLSGQSPSRICLPDGCLFHERCRYSSIECFRKHPEMKNHKGGWIRCHFQSFQ; the protein is encoded by the coding sequence TTGAGTCTGCTTGAAATAAGAGACCTTTCGGTTGAGTTTCCTGCAGGTGAGAATACTGTAAAAGCAGTTTCTCACGTCTTCTTTGAGATCAGGGAAGGAGAAACTTTCGGGATAATCGGGGAAAGCGGGTCAGGAAAATCTGTTATCGGCCTTTCCCTGCTGAGGCTTCTTCCGACAAATGCGAATGTTTCAGGAACGGTGTTTTTTCGTGGGCAGGACCTTTTTTCCCTTAAACTTTCAGAGCTCCGGAAAATCCGGGGAAAACGCATTTCTCTCATGCCCCAGAACCCTGCCGGAGCCCTGAACCCTGTTCTTAAAAACCGGCTTCAGATAGAGGAAGTTTTCGAAGAAAGAGGGGTTGACAAAAAGGAGGGGATGAAAAAATCGCTGAGGCTTATGAAAAAACTCCTTTTGAAATACCCCGAAAAACTCTGTGACCTCTATCCGCACCAGTTGTCTGGAGGCATGAGGCAGAGGTTGATCGCTTGCATGTCTCTTTCTTTTGAGCCCGAGCTTGTGATTGCGGATGAACCTACAAAAGGGCTGGACCCCGAAGCAAAGGAAGGGGCAGTGGAGCTTTTTACTAAAATAAAAAAAGAATATGGGAAGACAATGCTCCTGATCACTCATGACCTTGATCTGGCTCTTGAGGTTTGCGACAGAATAGCCGTGATGTATGCAGGAGAGATTGTGGAACTGGATGAGGCTTCAAAAGTTTTGAACACACCCCTGCATCCTTATACAAAAGGGCTTATCCGGGCTCAACCCAGAAACGGGCTTGTTCCCCTGAGCGGGCAGAGCCCAAGCAGGATATGCCTTCCTGATGGCTGTCTTTTCCATGAGAGGTGCAGGTACTCGAGTATTGAGTGCTTCAGAAAACATCCTGAGATGAAAAACCATAAAGGAGGCTGGATCAGGTGTCACTTCCAGTCCTTTCAGTAA
- a CDS encoding ABC transporter permease, protein MDNVFANKLRKKSFSLPEAYGSQFVKRIFQRKDMLFALAVLLLFAVLAIFAPLLSPYDPNAIDLKNKNLSPSEEHILGTDYLGRDLLSRILIGARTSLSIAAGVVLISLFLGTAAGCAAGYYGGLVDESISRVIDIFLSFPSVIFALTIMGALGAGVFNLMLALSIVHWAKYARMMRGQVLSIKKQEFVLSAITGGAGDFYIIRKHIVPNAIATLLVLATIDFGHVILSIATLSFLGIGLPADVPEWGAMLSAGKEFMRTAPYQTIFPGLAITSIVIIFSILGDGMRDILDPNHEGGEID, encoded by the coding sequence ATGGACAATGTATTTGCTAATAAGTTAAGAAAAAAGAGTTTCTCACTTCCGGAAGCTTACGGAAGTCAATTTGTAAAAAGAATTTTTCAAAGGAAAGATATGCTTTTTGCACTGGCAGTCCTTTTGCTTTTTGCCGTGCTTGCCATTTTTGCTCCACTGCTTTCCCCTTACGACCCCAATGCAATTGACCTGAAAAATAAGAATCTGAGTCCGTCAGAGGAGCATATCCTGGGTACGGATTACCTCGGAAGGGACCTCCTGAGCCGAATCCTTATAGGGGCCCGGACTTCCCTTTCAATTGCAGCAGGAGTAGTTCTGATTTCCCTGTTTCTGGGAACTGCGGCGGGCTGTGCAGCAGGTTATTATGGGGGCCTTGTGGATGAAAGCATCTCCAGGGTTATAGATATCTTCCTTTCTTTTCCTTCGGTTATCTTTGCCCTCACTATTATGGGGGCACTCGGGGCCGGGGTTTTCAACCTGATGCTTGCCCTCTCGATAGTCCACTGGGCAAAGTACGCCAGGATGATGCGGGGGCAGGTCCTTTCAATCAAAAAACAGGAATTTGTCCTTTCTGCCATAACGGGTGGGGCCGGAGATTTTTACATAATACGCAAGCATATTGTGCCCAATGCCATAGCCACTCTCCTCGTGCTGGCTACAATAGATTTCGGACACGTAATTCTCTCTATTGCCACATTGAGTTTTCTCGGAATAGGGCTGCCTGCCGATGTGCCTGAATGGGGGGCAATGCTTTCCGCAGGAAAGGAATTCATGAGGACAGCTCCTTACCAGACGATCTTTCCAGGGCTTGCCATAACTTCCATTGTGATTATCTTCAGTATCCTTGGAGACGGTATGAGGGATATCCTTGACCCAAATCACGAAGGAGGCGAAATCGATTGA
- a CDS encoding ABC transporter ATP-binding protein, which translates to MSLPVLSVNELAMNFGTLDVFTNVSFSVSRGETLGLFGKSGSGKTTIGKCIVGLERPTGGEIRVQGANILNMGKKEFRKLRPKIQMIFQHPETSLDPRMKAFENLIEPLKLHSGLKQDALLKRGEELAELTGLRPEHLARYPVQLSGGEIQRIVLARIMALSPDFIVADEPTSMLDVSVQAQILRLMQKLQRETGVSYLLISHDLEVLRKVCHRIAYLDNGTITSIENIKRVVNI; encoded by the coding sequence GTGTCACTTCCAGTCCTTTCAGTAAACGAACTGGCAATGAACTTTGGGACTCTGGATGTGTTCACAAACGTCAGTTTTTCAGTATCTCGCGGAGAAACCCTTGGACTTTTCGGAAAAAGCGGTTCAGGAAAGACCACTATCGGCAAATGTATTGTAGGGCTTGAAAGACCCACAGGCGGAGAAATCCGGGTTCAGGGAGCGAATATACTGAATATGGGTAAAAAAGAGTTCAGGAAACTGCGCCCTAAAATCCAGATGATTTTCCAGCATCCTGAGACTTCTCTTGACCCTCGTATGAAAGCTTTTGAGAACCTTATAGAGCCCCTCAAACTTCATTCCGGGCTAAAACAAGATGCTCTCCTGAAGCGGGGAGAGGAACTGGCAGAGCTTACAGGGCTGCGCCCTGAACATCTTGCTCGTTATCCGGTTCAGCTCAGCGGGGGTGAGATCCAGAGGATAGTGCTCGCAAGGATCATGGCTTTATCTCCTGATTTTATCGTTGCTGACGAGCCGACTTCTATGCTTGATGTTTCAGTGCAGGCACAGATCCTGCGCCTTATGCAGAAGCTTCAGAGGGAGACAGGCGTTTCCTACTTGCTGATCTCCCATGACCTTGAAGTGTTAAGGAAGGTTTGCCACAGGATTGCCTATCTCGATAACGGAACCATCACCTCAATTGAAAATATAAAGAGAGTTGTTAATATATGA
- a CDS encoding acetate uptake transporter: MSQNIKDITNIRDIKITDLSANPAPLGLMGFGMTTVLLNIHNAGFYPMNAMILSMGIFYGGLAQVIAGLEEWKKGNTFGATAFTSFGFFWLSLVGIVLIPKSPDYAGLATESLPFAAYLFMWGVFTLFMFIGTLKGSRALSVVFLTLTILFFLLAAGNYLGSAGILKIAGYEGILTGLSAIYTALGQVLNEAYGKKVVPL; encoded by the coding sequence ATGAGTCAAAATATTAAAGACATCACGAATATTCGTGACATAAAAATAACGGATTTATCCGCAAACCCTGCGCCTCTGGGTTTGATGGGCTTCGGAATGACAACTGTGCTTTTGAATATACACAATGCGGGTTTCTATCCGATGAATGCGATGATCCTTTCGATGGGTATCTTTTACGGCGGATTAGCTCAGGTCATTGCCGGACTCGAGGAATGGAAGAAAGGAAATACCTTTGGGGCCACGGCTTTTACCTCATTCGGGTTTTTCTGGCTCTCTCTGGTGGGGATTGTCCTTATTCCTAAGTCTCCAGACTATGCAGGGCTGGCCACAGAGTCACTCCCGTTTGCTGCCTACCTGTTCATGTGGGGAGTTTTTACCCTTTTCATGTTCATAGGTACGCTCAAAGGTTCAAGGGCTCTCTCCGTTGTTTTCCTGACCCTTACAATTCTGTTCTTCTTGCTCGCAGCAGGAAATTATCTGGGAAGCGCCGGAATCCTGAAAATAGCTGGTTATGAAGGAATCCTTACCGGACTCTCCGCAATATACACAGCTCTTGGTCAGGTATTAAATGAAGCATATGGAAAGAAAGTGGTTCCTTTATAA
- a CDS encoding UbiA family prenyltransferase gives MNSNVFFGSFERILRYRRKNAQEFGKKNATLELLKSSILVAFSGALRIHIAFLLLQIHSSIFTCIAGGLVIYSVYTLDRALGSEEDVINRKELSGSRKEIGLAASMITFVIGSYILAKEGMLALAFLPLVTGFLYSKGIKIGKFALKLKGGLGVKNFVVGLTWGAFISGLAGSTCRSMLPILLVFTFFGVKLFINSTIYDFKDIKGDTLAGIKTLPVSLGAQNTRNFLLGLHLLSHLILGISLINGIIAFEPIIILYSFICGLLCIHNYTKTCDIESRSRKFERTILVDGESTSIVGLKTIASAFLA, from the coding sequence ATGAATTCCAATGTATTTTTCGGAAGTTTTGAACGTATTCTCAGGTACAGACGAAAGAATGCTCAAGAGTTTGGGAAAAAGAATGCCACACTAGAACTCTTAAAAAGTTCCATATTAGTTGCATTTTCAGGTGCACTAAGGATTCATATTGCTTTCCTCCTGCTTCAAATTCATTCAAGTATATTCACCTGTATTGCGGGAGGACTCGTAATTTACAGCGTATACACACTCGACAGGGCCCTTGGATCAGAAGAAGATGTTATAAACCGAAAAGAGTTAAGTGGATCAAGAAAGGAAATAGGACTTGCAGCCTCTATGATTACCTTCGTGATAGGAAGCTATATACTGGCAAAAGAAGGAATGCTAGCACTTGCATTCTTACCTCTCGTAACCGGCTTCCTTTATAGTAAAGGTATTAAAATCGGAAAATTTGCTCTAAAACTCAAAGGTGGGCTTGGAGTCAAAAATTTTGTTGTAGGACTCACCTGGGGGGCTTTCATTTCAGGGCTTGCAGGCAGCACCTGTAGAAGCATGCTCCCCATACTTTTAGTTTTTACTTTCTTTGGGGTTAAGCTCTTCATCAATTCTACTATATATGACTTCAAAGACATCAAAGGAGATACTCTAGCAGGTATCAAAACCCTTCCTGTAAGCCTTGGGGCACAAAATACCCGTAATTTCCTTCTCGGGTTGCACCTGCTCTCCCACTTAATTCTCGGAATTTCTCTAATTAATGGAATTATTGCTTTTGAACCTATTATTATCCTCTACAGCTTTATATGTGGGCTGCTCTGCATCCATAATTATACCAAAACTTGTGACATAGAGTCTCGTTCCCGCAAGTTCGAAAGAACAATTCTTGTGGATGGTGAATCAACCTCAATTGTCGGACTGAAAACTATTGCAAGTGCCTTTCTGGCATAA